From the genome of Jeotgalibacillus haloalkalitolerans, one region includes:
- the tsaE gene encoding tRNA (adenosine(37)-N6)-threonylcarbamoyltransferase complex ATPase subunit type 1 TsaE, translated as MKTYEWRSSSSEETSAFAEKLGALLTAGDVLTLEGDLGAGKTTFTKGLAKGLEIKRTVNSPTFTIMKEYQGRLPLYHMDVYRVEDEFEDLGFDEYFNGEGVCVVEWAHLIADQLPEERLELFIYYIDEASRRFELVPRGERYESLCEEILG; from the coding sequence TTGAAGACATACGAATGGAGATCTTCTTCTTCTGAGGAGACATCTGCTTTTGCGGAAAAGCTTGGCGCGCTATTAACGGCTGGAGATGTGCTGACGCTAGAGGGTGACCTTGGTGCGGGGAAGACCACATTTACAAAAGGGCTGGCAAAGGGTCTTGAGATTAAGCGTACGGTTAACAGCCCGACTTTTACAATTATGAAGGAATACCAGGGGAGACTGCCGCTTTACCATATGGATGTGTATCGTGTGGAGGATGAGTTTGAGGACCTTGGGTTTGATGAGTATTTTAATGGTGAGGGCGTTTGTGTGGTTGAGTGGGCGCATTTGATTGCGGATCAGCTGCCTGAAGAGCGTCTTGAACTGTTTATTTATTATATAGATGAGGCGTCGAGAAGGTTTGAGCTTGTGCCGCGGGGCGAACGTTATGAATCGTTATGTGAGGAGATTTTAGGATGA